The following proteins come from a genomic window of bacterium:
- a CDS encoding AsmA family protein has translation MKKFLLTVIVIILVVVAGLIVFKDTIIKGAIEKAVKDMTGLQLTMESLAIGLQNQTVDIKGLKLRNPAEFEDKIMFDFPAIYVDCDVKAMLKKHVHLEDMKIHLAELSVIKNAKGELNLNALKVVAEKGEKPAEAKKVAAEKPAETRPMTWQIDKLRLKIDKAVYKDYSKGKTPEVYSFDINIDEEFENITDPYKLVTLLVTRTLAKTTIAQLANFNLKALEGSISDIVSGVSEQATQAVDQLKNITDGENIEGVKEGVKGSVDSIKDKFKGLFGK, from the coding sequence ATGAAAAAGTTTTTACTGACCGTAATAGTGATAATACTTGTTGTTGTCGCCGGCCTGATTGTCTTTAAAGATACTATCATTAAAGGCGCGATAGAGAAAGCCGTGAAAGATATGACAGGCCTCCAACTTACAATGGAGAGCCTTGCAATCGGCCTGCAGAACCAGACGGTGGACATTAAAGGGCTTAAGCTCAGGAACCCGGCGGAATTCGAAGACAAAATAATGTTCGATTTCCCCGCAATATATGTCGATTGCGATGTAAAAGCGATGCTGAAAAAGCACGTGCATCTTGAAGACATGAAAATACATCTTGCGGAACTGTCTGTCATAAAAAACGCGAAGGGCGAGTTGAACCTGAACGCGCTTAAAGTTGTTGCCGAAAAGGGAGAAAAACCCGCGGAAGCGAAAAAAGTTGCGGCGGAAAAACCCGCGGAAACCCGGCCTATGACATGGCAGATAGATAAACTGCGCCTGAAAATAGATAAAGCGGTCTATAAAGATTATTCAAAAGGCAAAACACCCGAAGTCTATTCTTTCGATATAAATATAGATGAGGAATTTGAGAATATTACCGATCCCTACAAACTTGTGACGCTTCTTGTTACGAGGACACTCGCGAAAACAACGATCGCGCAGCTTGCCAACTTCAATTTAAAGGCGCTTGAAGGCAGTATTTCAGATATTGTATCGGGCGTCAGTGAACAGGCGACGCAGGCCGTTGACCAGCTCAAAAATATAACGGACGGAGAAAATATCGAGGGAGTTAAGGAAGGCGTGAAAGGATCGGTTGACTCCATAAAAGATAAATTCAAAGGGCTGTTTGGAAAATAA